Below is a genomic region from Paraburkholderia sp. BL10I2N1.
GAAGGACTTGATCAGGGAGGTCGGCGCGTCAACCGACGCGACACGCAGCTTGAGAGTAGGGGCGAGCATGGTGGTCATTCAGTAGGTCTTACTTTGTGTCGGTCAGGGTGCGCCAGTCGGCGCCGGCCTGCAGCACGCCGCCAACCGAAACGGCCTTCGAGTAATCGAGTTCCGGGCTGTCGGCGAGGGTCGGCGTCTTGCCGGCCACGAACTCGCGCGCGGCCTTGAGCAGCAGTGCGCGCACGCGCAGCACGGCGCCGTCGGCCGAGCACAGTTGTTCCTGCGTGCGGTCGTAGATCGGGCCCTGGCCGAGGAACATCGCGAAGTCTTCCGTGCCGAGGTGCTGGTGGAAGCCCGTCGCGTGGCCGCGCTTCATGAGGTCGCGGTTCTGGCCGAACGATTCCTCGCGCGTGCCCGGCGGCAGCGGCGGGAAGTTCCAGACGTCTGGCGTGGCTGACATGATCGTCATGCCGAGTGGGCAGTGCGGGTTGTACTGCACGAACCACGCGCGGTGCGTCACGTCGTCGACCGGGGTCGAGAAGAACACCGTGGTCGGGCCCTTCGCGTCGGGCGGACAGATGATGCCGTACCACGGCATCACGAAGTTGTTGACGCGCGCGTAGACCTTCTCGTCCGGCATGTCGCGCAGGGCGGCATAGCGGTAGCCATACGGGCGGTCTTCAAAATCGAAGCGCGGCGCCAGTGCCTTCGCCATG
It encodes:
- a CDS encoding aromatic ring-hydroxylating dioxygenase subunit alpha translates to MAMTREDNELLTRVENGAPMGDMIRQHYWIPAVPSAKLVADGAPVLVRLLGTNYVAFRATDGRVGIVDELCPHRRTSLMMARNENNGLRCIFHGWKMDTTGAVVEAPNQVGDQAQFCKRVKTGQYRVEERGGLVWVWLGKGETAPRFPELPFMDLPAEHRSVTSVEVPTNWVQAVEASMDSSHVGVLHESTTQITAGGGNERMIMAKALAPRFDFEDRPYGYRYAALRDMPDEKVYARVNNFVMPWYGIICPPDAKGPTTVFFSTPVDDVTHRAWFVQYNPHCPLGMTIMSATPDVWNFPPLPPGTREESFGQNRDLMKRGHATGFHQHLGTEDFAMFLGQGPIYDRTQEQLCSADGAVLRVRALLLKAAREFVAGKTPTLADSPELDYSKAVSVGGVLQAGADWRTLTDTK